The DNA window CCCGCCGACGGTCTTCGCCGGCGAATGTGTAGCCGACGTTTTCACGAACAAAATGCACCGGGGTAACGATTGCCGGGCACAGCGGTTTGTACGTCGCATCGGTTGCACCTTGATAGTTCATCGCCACGGCAAAGAACCCGGCTGCGCCTAGTGTTTCGCAACGTGGATCGATCTCTTCCAAATACCGGCGAAACGATTCTTCGCGATCGTCAATGCAACAGCAGATTTGAAATGTCGGACGTTGCTTTTTCGTCGATGCGTTTACCACTTTCTTGGATGTCAACGCGATCGCGGTCAGCGCATCGTTGCGATACTTGCGTTCATATGCTTCTTGGAAAATGCGTCGTCGGTGAATGTCGTCGAACGCTTCGAGTTCACCGAAGATCAGCGAACACTCTTTTTTACTAAGGCTTTCTAGCTGGGACCAGCTCCAGCCGAGTGATTGAGCGAGCTGGAACAGATGGAAAGTGCTCTGTAGGTGAATGTCCTTGGACTGGTTCGAGCGTTTCCATGCGAAATCAGCCAAACCACTGAGCGATCCATCGTAGGTAAGTGTTTCGGAAGCGACATACTTGGCCGCGAATCGATCCAGGATCAAGCGAACGGCCAAAAAATCGACCAGCGAATCATGTGGCAGCGGACGGTCGACCCAGTTTGGGGCCGCCGAGAGTTGCGAAATCATGCCTGCCCAACCGGGCAATGCCAGCAGTGTGTGTGTGATGAAGGCTTCGCGGTCGTTTTCGGCGATGCCGATCCGTTCCAAGGATTGCTCGATGGAATCGATCGCGGTTGCGCCGGATGCTTTGAGTTGTTGCAATTCTTGCGCAAGTCCTCGCATCCAAACTTCGCCTGCAACCATTTCACGAAGATAGATTTGGACGAACGCTGAAAAAAGCCCGTCGTCACGATGCGGCAATTCCCAACCGGCAAAGCCCTGATCCAAGAACGAACCGCACATTCGAATCAGCGGTTCGTTGACGAAGCGGTCGGTATCTTCGCCAGTAGCGTGAAGCAATACGTCACGAAGTCGAACGTGCTGGTTGAGCGACTTAGTTGTTCGGCCTGCGCGTGTTGCGCCGCGCTCGCAAGCGTCCCACAGCGACCGCAGCGTGAACGCGTCCCAATCGGATTCGTTCCACTTCTCGCTACCCGCCGTAGCCTGGCCATCGTGGCCATCGTTCTTCGCAAAGGCAGCTTTCGACGCCGAAAGCAACTTGCTTAACACGCTTGGCGCGAGGTCAGTACGAAACTTGCGCAGCGCATCGGTTTCCGCGATCACCCAGCGCAACTCGTTTTCGGGGACGGTTCGCATCGGGTGCAGCAGCATCGCCAGACGAATGGCATAGCGACTGTCGAGTCCCTTCACAGGAACGCAATCGTTCAGCTCCGGGGCCTCTTGCAACGCCGACCGAAGATCCGCCTCGGTGATTCGACCCATCGCCAAGAGCTCGCGGAATCTCGCCTCGCTTAGGTAAGGTTCGGCACCATAGACTTCCCAGCCCGCTCGGACTGCTTTGTCGAACGGTAGGGATTCAAACGCATGCAACGTGTTGTGGTGAACAAAAACCTCGATCGGTCCTTGAGCAGGCAACAGGTGGGCAGCGTGTTGAATGATGTGCAAAAGTTCGTCCGCACGATCGTGATGCGACGGGGAATCAGCGATCGGATCAGCAAGAACTGCGGCGTTGCTTGGGGCGGTGTGCATTAGGATTGCCGTGAGTGAAAAGGGAACCGAACCGATCAGGAAACGGCGACCTTTTTGCGGGCGGCCATGGGGTGATTTGACAACGACTTGTGTCCGTCCAGTCCGACGATGTTCAATTCCACACCCGCGTGGTGGTATTCTTCATCCAATTCGTGAAGTTTCTCCATCACGCTGTGGTCGACAAGTTTGGTCCTCGACAAATTTAAGGTAACGCCTTTGCCCTTGGCCAAACTGGCGGCAGTCAATTGCCGACGAAACGCAATCCAGTTGCTAAACACGGCCGACTCAGCAGCGTCAACGGTGACGTTACCGTCGACGTCTTCGGCGATGTCAAGGTACGGAAAGAACACCGATTTCAGCGAAACTCCGTTGAGGAAGTGAATCGCAAACTTCGTCGCGATTCCGATTCCGATACCGATCAACAAGTCGGTTGCTAGAACCGCAATGATCGTCGTTACGAAAATGACAAGTTGCTCTTTCCCGACGCGATAAACGCTCATGAACTCACTCGGCGATGCCAACCGAAATCCGGTGAATACTAGCATCGCCGCCAAGGCGGCCAGCGGGATACGGTGAATCAAGGCAGGCAGTAACGCCACGAAACCAAGCAGAAAGACGCCGTGCCACATG is part of the Rubripirellula tenax genome and encodes:
- a CDS encoding DUF2309 domain-containing protein, whose protein sequence is MHTAPSNAAVLADPIADSPSHHDRADELLHIIQHAAHLLPAQGPIEVFVHHNTLHAFESLPFDKAVRAGWEVYGAEPYLSEARFRELLAMGRITEADLRSALQEAPELNDCVPVKGLDSRYAIRLAMLLHPMRTVPENELRWVIAETDALRKFRTDLAPSVLSKLLSASKAAFAKNDGHDGQATAGSEKWNESDWDAFTLRSLWDACERGATRAGRTTKSLNQHVRLRDVLLHATGEDTDRFVNEPLIRMCGSFLDQGFAGWELPHRDDGLFSAFVQIYLREMVAGEVWMRGLAQELQQLKASGATAIDSIEQSLERIGIAENDREAFITHTLLALPGWAGMISQLSAAPNWVDRPLPHDSLVDFLAVRLILDRFAAKYVASETLTYDGSLSGLADFAWKRSNQSKDIHLQSTFHLFQLAQSLGWSWSQLESLSKKECSLIFGELEAFDDIHRRRIFQEAYERKYRNDALTAIALTSKKVVNASTKKQRPTFQICCCIDDREESFRRYLEEIDPRCETLGAAGFFAVAMNYQGATDATYKPLCPAIVTPVHFVRENVGYTFAGEDRRRAENRRRIGMATHRWHSSSRGFFGGAVTSAFGSLAAFPLVSRVLFPRITAKIRRKASELFKPPPVTQLQLERYKPEPGANDGNVGYTIAEMIDIVERLLRDMGLTDNFAQLVVITGHGSSSVNNPHESAYNCGACAGKRGGPNARAFAQMANDWRVRSGVASRGITIPDDTTFLGAYHNTCDDSVVWFDLDRMPPSHFDLFESTKKTVDEARLRNAHERARRFESCDINCTPEEALRHVERRSEDLSQVRPEYNHATDALCFVGRREWSRGLFLDRRSFLTSYDSRQDTSDHAILLRILSAAIPVCGGINLEYYFSAVDNKKYGSGTKLPHNIVSLLGVMEGANSDLRTGLYRQMIEIHEPMRILFVIETTPAALLSIMDRHEGIGRLCRGNWVQVAVLDHESSSIQVYRNGEFVPFTPDATKLPSAKDSVAWFRGHRENLPFAWCDAGWPSANSVSP